TCGTATTTACGAACCAATTATTTTGCAAAAGTTCATACATTAATAAATATAAATCATGAACTAAAGAATATTGATTTTCATTATATATCCCATCCGATGATACAAAGTTTGTCATCATTGGCGATAACTTTTCCATTTCTTTATTCATTAGTTTTACAAAGTCGGACTCATTCTTTGAAATATATTCAACGAGAGCAATTCTCGCATCATCACTTCTAGTTAGTAAGTAACAATTTAAAAGATTTTGTATTGAAACTTCATCACCTTCTTTAAATCCGAATGTAACCAAATTTTCGCTCTTGCTATTCGCAGCTTCCTTGCTAATTCTAACTGTATCAGTTAGATTAGAATTTTTAAGTACAACATACACAGTCATTAGCTCAGATAACTCTGCAGGATATAAAACCTCATTCACATTTGCCGCAGCTTGTACATAGCCCCCCGTTAGATTCACCAAAAAAAGCTTATTTTCTGAGTTTACCTTTTGGCTCTTATTGATATCCCGAAATCTAATCTTACTTCCAAGAGAAACTGGGTTACTCACAACCTCTACTTCTTTTAAGACTGCATCTATACTTGTATCTTTTTTCGTATTCGTTGCCATAGTAGGAACCGGTATACGAACACCAATTAAGACTAATAATAGAACTACACTTAATGTTTTATATCTCTTTTTTCTCATATTTTACTCACCGCATATCACATGCAAAAATATGTGATACTGCCATAAAATACTGGTTGGAAGAATTGCGTCATGGCAGCCCTTTCTAAATAATATTTTCTTTCAACCATATTCTTCTTTGTATAAAATAATTTAATTACTATAAATTGTTAAATCCTGATAATAAAAGAATAGCATAGTTTTTTTTTAGAAACAAGAGCCATAACTCCTATCTATTTTTAAAACATGCTATATATAAGTATGTACAAACACTATTTTTCATGCCTAAAATTAGATTACTCTTTTTCTTTTTTTGTTGCTGTGGTATTATTATTGAAAGAATTCTATATGTTAGGAGCTACCTTATAATGGGAAAACAATATCGAGTAAAATGTAAAGGCCTTGATGAAACATTCAAAGGCATTGTTAAATTTAATAATTCAACCTTTTCCGTTCCATATTTACTAGAGGATGAAGTTGCAAACATTTCATTGATCTATGGTAAAGATAGAGCAAATACAAGTGCTAAACTTGTTTCTATAGAAAGTCCATCAAAACATCGTAACACCCCAAAATGTCCAAACTTTTACAAATGTGGTGGATGCGATTTACAGCACATGACTTATACTTATCAATTAGAAGAAAAAAAGAAAATGGTAGAAAACTTATTAGGTAAGTTTTGCACTGTTTCAGATACCCTTGGTATGGACAATCCATATTACTATAGAAATAAAATTCACGCTACGCTTTCAAAGGATAGAAGAGGAAATATAGTATCTGGAATTTATGAAGAGAACTCACATAATGTTATCCCTACTGATAAATGTTATATCCAAGAAACCTCTGCTGATAAGATTTTAAAAACCATTCGCAATTTAATGAAGCAACAAAAAATTGCACCTTATAATGAGGACAAACAATATGGTACAATTCGCCATGTTTTAATTAAACATGGATTTTATACAAATCAATGCATGGTTGTTCTTGTCATTGGAAGTGATACCTTCCCTGGAAAGAATAATTTTGTTTCAGAGCTTGTAAAAGCTCATAAAGAAATTACTACAGTAGTCGTTAACTTTAATAATAAAAAAACAAGTATGGTCCTTGGAGAAAAAGAAGTAATTGCCTATGGTAAAGGATATATAGAAGACACCTTGTGTGGTTTAACCTTCCGTATTTCTCCAAAATCATTTTATCAGGTTAACCCAACTCAAACAGAAAAACTATATTCTACTGCTATTAATTTCGCTAATTTAACCGGTAAGGAAACGATTCTTGATGCGTACTGTGGAATAGGAACTATTTCTTTAATTGCAAGCAAACATGTAAAAGAAGTAATTGGAGTAGAGTTAAATAAGTCAGCCATCAAGGATGCAAAACAAAATGCAGCAATTAATAATATCCACAATGCAAGCTTTTACGAAGGCGATGCTGGTGAATTTATGCAAGCATTATCAAATGACTCTAATAAGAAAATAAAACACTCGCAAACGGTTGATAAAAAGAATATCGATGTTGTTTTTATTGATCCACCGAGAAGTGGTTGTGATCAAAAATTCTTAACATCTCTTGCAT
The Clostridium sp. Marseille-P299 genome window above contains:
- the rlmD gene encoding 23S rRNA (uracil(1939)-C(5))-methyltransferase RlmD, translated to MGKQYRVKCKGLDETFKGIVKFNNSTFSVPYLLEDEVANISLIYGKDRANTSAKLVSIESPSKHRNTPKCPNFYKCGGCDLQHMTYTYQLEEKKKMVENLLGKFCTVSDTLGMDNPYYYRNKIHATLSKDRRGNIVSGIYEENSHNVIPTDKCYIQETSADKILKTIRNLMKQQKIAPYNEDKQYGTIRHVLIKHGFYTNQCMVVLVIGSDTFPGKNNFVSELVKAHKEITTVVVNFNNKKTSMVLGEKEVIAYGKGYIEDTLCGLTFRISPKSFYQVNPTQTEKLYSTAINFANLTGKETILDAYCGIGTISLIASKHVKEVIGVELNKSAIKDAKQNAAINNIHNASFYEGDAGEFMQALSNDSNKKIKHSQTVDKKNIDVVFIDPPRSGCDQKFLTSLASLKPKQVVYISCNPVTQKRDLDYLTKKGYKVKNIQPVDMFPWTKHVETVANLILD